A single window of Leptospira wolffii serovar Khorat str. Khorat-H2 DNA harbors:
- a CDS encoding HD-GYP domain-containing protein, translated as MDASRDLQKFDFTEEVIHHFRENRIIPVDFYNKHGQILIHKKDMASGDDISRLQKFEKQGIYFLTSEIAKIHPGSGKKSSSLDPSFDKLINAELTLDMSRGASDILSEIKKFPLNGAHVKEINKSINAVLEDFKSSPNMETGLVNIIEVMTSAGAPVDSEVLTKRTVIAMALKLRSAKAFTKADMEQKKTEQMNLMMASYLADIGYTQMKIPTHANLKPEELEYIKNHPIISYLMIANLPEIEDPVKSVVLNHHRPHRGEGMNNNYPQTKPLVQKLQGYREKYKDDFRKNLLATDIQRQVKNILTNGIPYDDIGILSIAGEFASLTTPQPWRDPMDGLKAMKLILNNSFFAYNEKTLKDFFDHVGLSLCENQPFIKIGDYVIVASQDSNRKVFFEICVIKDSHKNSIRPMLERIGTIRPKFANNGKIRISGFEMDSLHIDRRRAVFNLERNADPRRIIYLVDPGLDPEFFDSLDKVARETYPSRTSSDSDNTSKAAVS; from the coding sequence ATGGACGCATCTAGAGATTTACAGAAATTTGATTTTACGGAGGAAGTCATCCATCACTTCCGAGAAAATCGGATTATCCCCGTCGATTTTTACAATAAGCACGGTCAGATCTTAATCCATAAAAAGGATATGGCGAGCGGCGACGACATCAGTCGTCTGCAAAAATTCGAAAAGCAAGGGATCTATTTTCTTACTTCCGAAATCGCAAAGATCCATCCCGGTTCGGGAAAAAAATCCTCCTCTTTGGATCCTTCCTTCGATAAACTTATCAATGCAGAACTTACTCTGGATATGTCCAGAGGAGCTTCCGATATTCTTTCCGAAATCAAGAAGTTTCCTTTAAACGGGGCTCATGTAAAGGAAATCAATAAGTCCATCAACGCTGTCCTGGAGGATTTTAAATCCTCTCCCAACATGGAAACGGGTCTTGTAAATATCATAGAAGTCATGACTAGCGCAGGCGCGCCCGTGGATTCAGAGGTTCTTACCAAAAGAACCGTGATCGCTATGGCGTTGAAACTCAGATCCGCCAAGGCTTTTACCAAAGCCGATATGGAACAGAAGAAGACCGAGCAAATGAATCTGATGATGGCTTCTTACCTGGCGGATATCGGCTACACTCAGATGAAGATTCCCACGCATGCGAATCTTAAGCCAGAAGAGTTGGAATATATCAAGAATCATCCGATCATCAGTTACCTGATGATCGCGAATTTACCTGAGATAGAAGATCCAGTCAAGAGCGTCGTATTAAATCACCATCGGCCCCATCGCGGAGAAGGGATGAATAATAACTATCCCCAGACTAAGCCTTTGGTTCAGAAACTGCAAGGATACCGGGAAAAATACAAAGACGATTTCCGTAAGAATCTGCTCGCCACGGATATACAAAGACAAGTGAAGAATATTCTGACGAACGGAATCCCTTACGACGATATCGGGATCCTTTCTATTGCGGGAGAATTCGCGTCTCTGACCACTCCGCAGCCTTGGAGAGATCCGATGGATGGTCTAAAGGCCATGAAGCTGATCCTGAATAATAGCTTTTTTGCATATAATGAAAAGACTCTGAAGGATTTCTTCGATCACGTCGGATTATCCCTTTGTGAAAATCAGCCTTTTATTAAAATCGGGGACTATGTGATCGTAGCGTCACAGGATTCGAATCGAAAAGTCTTCTTCGAAATCTGCGTGATCAAGGATTCTCATAAGAATTCAATTCGCCCTATGTTGGAAAGAATCGGAACTATCCGACCGAAGTTCGCCAATAACGGTAAGATCCGGATTTCCGGGTTCGAGATGGACAGCCTGCATATAGACCGTAGACGAGCCGTTTTCAATTTGGAACGTAATGCGGATCCTCGTAGGATCATCTATCTGGTGGATCCGGGTCTGGATCCGGAGTTTTTCGATTCTCTGGACAAAGTCGCTCGGGAAACGTATCCCTCTAGGACTTCTTCCGATTCGGACAACACATCCAAAGCCGCCGTTTCCTGA
- a CDS encoding ABC transporter ATP-binding protein has translation MTNKQKFTEGFKFGKSQATQSKSRVNAPKAPAGSQAARGSYSSSLGTGPILNPEASQDSPFLVLLGLARYFKKYKLRLAIVLGLLLTEIIVYSTIPFSFKYLIDEALIGKNEAVLYITGALLVGGTILITAAGTVRDYLYNWVSARAVRDMREELFVHLQRVNLDFYANTRMGDILSRFSTDLAALENVVLASIPWGISPLLEAIFGTALLFALDWKLGAIATLIWPITFLGPVFFSKRSTTASYERKIEEAKVLNAVEESVSAQNLIRVYDLDGAFWEKFKGNCERLFSVSLRLGLTNSYLERSASGGILLLQALLLISGAWLAFHGMVSVGALAAFLPPFLNLSYSLLYVSQYFPTMNQASGSAKRILEILRTPVFESEKERPFSPSEFRNAIRLEDLHFRYKGRTKNLNGIDLEIPKGSYTVILGPSGSGKSTIFKLLLGMVEPNQGKVLLDGIELENIRLQALHSMIGIVFQDTFLFHTSILENIRMGRPDATPEEAIEAAKLAEIHELISGLPEGYDTVVGDKGSKLSGGEKQRIALARALVRNPQILLLDEATSALDPITEARILKTLQKLREGRTIVSVTHRLTGLHAADQVVVLKNGKLEPYHSPENEPSPLPAIGL, from the coding sequence ATGACAAATAAACAGAAATTCACCGAAGGCTTTAAGTTCGGGAAATCTCAGGCGACACAATCTAAATCTAGAGTTAACGCTCCCAAGGCTCCGGCCGGTAGCCAGGCAGCCAGGGGATCTTATTCTTCTTCCTTGGGGACCGGACCTATTCTAAATCCCGAAGCTTCTCAGGACTCTCCGTTCTTAGTACTCCTTGGTCTTGCCCGCTATTTTAAGAAATATAAACTCCGACTAGCAATCGTACTCGGTCTTCTTCTTACGGAGATCATCGTTTATTCCACGATACCGTTCTCTTTCAAGTATCTGATCGATGAGGCGTTGATCGGGAAGAATGAAGCCGTGCTCTATATTACGGGAGCCCTGCTCGTAGGAGGCACAATCCTAATCACCGCCGCAGGAACCGTAAGAGATTACTTATACAATTGGGTTTCCGCTAGAGCGGTAAGGGACATGCGCGAAGAATTATTCGTTCATCTACAAAGAGTGAACTTGGACTTTTATGCGAATACTAGAATGGGAGACATTCTCTCCAGATTCTCTACCGATCTTGCCGCACTGGAGAACGTAGTACTCGCCTCGATTCCTTGGGGGATCTCTCCATTACTCGAAGCGATCTTCGGAACCGCATTATTATTCGCCTTGGATTGGAAGCTAGGCGCAATCGCCACTTTGATTTGGCCTATTACTTTCCTAGGTCCCGTATTCTTTTCCAAAAGATCCACGACTGCCAGCTATGAAAGAAAGATAGAAGAAGCCAAGGTTCTAAACGCCGTGGAGGAATCCGTTTCCGCTCAGAATTTGATCCGAGTATACGATCTGGACGGCGCTTTCTGGGAAAAATTCAAGGGTAATTGCGAGAGATTATTCAGCGTGTCCTTAAGATTAGGACTTACGAATTCCTATCTGGAAAGATCCGCTTCCGGAGGAATTCTGCTACTGCAAGCGCTTCTTCTCATTTCGGGAGCCTGGCTAGCCTTTCATGGAATGGTAAGTGTAGGAGCTCTCGCAGCGTTTTTGCCTCCTTTTCTGAATCTGTCCTATTCTCTTCTATATGTTTCGCAATATTTTCCGACGATGAACCAGGCCAGCGGTTCTGCGAAGAGAATCCTGGAAATCTTAAGAACCCCGGTATTCGAATCGGAAAAAGAGAGACCCTTCTCTCCTTCGGAATTCAGAAACGCTATTCGTTTGGAAGATTTACATTTCCGTTATAAAGGTAGAACTAAGAATCTGAACGGTATCGATCTGGAGATCCCAAAAGGAAGTTATACCGTTATCTTAGGACCGAGCGGATCGGGCAAGAGTACGATCTTCAAACTGCTTCTAGGAATGGTGGAACCGAATCAAGGCAAGGTACTCCTGGACGGAATCGAGCTGGAGAATATCAGACTCCAGGCATTGCATTCCATGATCGGAATCGTATTCCAAGATACTTTCCTTTTCCATACGAGTATCCTAGAGAACATACGGATGGGTCGTCCGGATGCCACTCCGGAAGAAGCGATCGAAGCGGCAAAACTTGCGGAGATACATGAACTCATTTCCGGACTGCCCGAAGGCTACGACACCGTAGTAGGAGATAAGGGCTCCAAACTTTCGGGAGGAGAAAAGCAAAGGATCGCATTGGCAAGAGCCTTGGTTCGGAATCCTCAAATTCTGCTTTTAGACGAAGCGACCTCGGCTTTGGACCCGATTACGGAAGCGAGAATCCTGAAGACTCTTCAAAAGTTGCGAGAAGGTAGAACCATCGTGTCCGTTACCCACCGCTTAACCGGACTTCATGCGGCCGATCAAGTAGTCGTATTGAAGAACGGAAAATTGGAACCTTACCATTCTCCGGAAAACGAACCTTCTCCCCTACCGGCGATCGGTTTATAG
- a CDS encoding 2Fe-2S iron-sulfur cluster-binding protein, with translation MVKIKIDGIEYEVDEKKNLISAAKDVGVDIPFFCYHPKLSVVGMCRMCLIEIEGIPRLQVACNTKVTEGLSIVTKSDRVKEAREGTMEFLLANHPLDCPVCDKAGECQLQDNSFKEGKGNSRFTLEKRNIPQEEIGTNLIINHNRCIVCYRCVRFEEEMVGESNLGLFERGYHSIIGLAKEEPISHNYQGALADICPVGALLNNKTLFKSRVWWYKSEESVCPGCSTGCKTFTNVRDNKMFRYMPRVDEEKDQYFLCDKGRFDVDWLNSNRLFSYYKDGKAVISDEVYSELAEKISRAKKIAVLGGAHESDENLKSIKRALSELGTSFETEARVSPEQYKEPEQVDFLYTTDRRPNTRGAVDAGFVSEKGIDSIRVAASKGEYDLVFLIKENPNEVVPGINKDSLVLLETNLTEDISKVKYALPIQVFAEQSGSFTNKKGWSQEFKKSMESPKGLLNSSQAFHRLAEAVKDYRSGGKEAFLGNR, from the coding sequence GTGGTCAAGATAAAGATAGACGGGATCGAATACGAGGTCGACGAGAAAAAAAACCTGATTTCCGCCGCCAAAGACGTAGGCGTGGATATTCCTTTTTTCTGTTATCATCCCAAATTGTCCGTAGTCGGTATGTGCCGTATGTGTCTCATCGAGATCGAAGGTATACCGCGGCTACAAGTTGCCTGCAATACTAAAGTTACGGAAGGCCTTTCCATCGTAACGAAAAGCGATCGAGTGAAGGAAGCGCGAGAGGGAACGATGGAGTTCCTACTAGCCAATCATCCTCTGGACTGTCCCGTCTGCGATAAAGCGGGAGAATGCCAACTCCAGGACAATTCGTTCAAAGAGGGAAAGGGAAATTCCCGATTTACTTTAGAGAAAAGGAATATTCCTCAGGAGGAAATCGGCACCAACTTAATTATAAATCATAATCGTTGTATCGTATGTTATCGATGTGTCCGCTTCGAGGAAGAGATGGTAGGAGAATCCAATCTGGGACTCTTCGAAAGAGGATATCATTCCATCATCGGTCTCGCAAAAGAGGAGCCGATATCGCATAATTACCAGGGAGCTCTGGCGGATATTTGTCCGGTAGGCGCACTTCTAAATAATAAGACTCTCTTTAAGTCTAGGGTATGGTGGTATAAATCCGAAGAATCCGTTTGCCCGGGATGCAGCACCGGTTGTAAGACTTTTACGAATGTCAGGGACAATAAGATGTTCCGTTATATGCCTCGAGTCGACGAGGAAAAAGACCAGTATTTCCTTTGCGATAAGGGAAGATTCGATGTGGATTGGTTGAATTCCAATCGACTCTTCTCCTATTATAAAGACGGAAAGGCCGTGATCAGCGACGAAGTGTATTCCGAGCTAGCCGAGAAAATTTCCCGAGCCAAGAAGATCGCTGTTTTGGGCGGAGCTCATGAAAGCGATGAGAATTTAAAATCCATCAAGCGTGCTCTTTCCGAACTGGGTACATCCTTTGAAACGGAGGCACGAGTTTCTCCGGAACAATACAAGGAACCCGAACAGGTCGATTTCCTTTACACTACGGATCGGCGCCCGAATACAAGAGGCGCTGTCGATGCGGGCTTCGTTTCCGAAAAAGGAATCGATTCGATACGCGTCGCCGCTTCCAAGGGAGAATACGATCTTGTATTCCTGATTAAGGAAAATCCGAACGAAGTCGTTCCCGGTATCAATAAGGATTCCTTGGTTTTACTCGAAACGAATCTTACGGAAGATATTTCTAAAGTGAAGTACGCTTTACCGATACAGGTTTTCGCGGAACAATCGGGAAGTTTTACGAATAAGAAAGGTTGGAGCCAGGAGTTTAAGAAATCCATGGAAAGTCCGAAAGGACTCCTGAATTCTTCTCAGGCGTTTCATAGATTGGCGGAAGCCGTAAAAGATTATCGCTCCGGCGGAAAGGAGGCCTTCCTTGGCAACCGTTAA
- a CDS encoding ACT domain-containing protein, translating to MIEFNYKEEYGVYRVTLKTSETAPGTLHKMVKAMFFMGFEILSGDIRTIKEGDSSISYDEFLLRSAETDSKIKASKLGILMSSVFSDEKALEEMIQTSSEIDIRNTFYLGKDSQLEFEDLPDGSATKFYLEAPDRKGLLYFVTGVLKDLGINILSGEVRTDGKSSKAQDTFVLTDSKTDSGFADTSVEERIRRYILQSSLNQV from the coding sequence ATGATCGAGTTCAATTACAAAGAAGAATACGGTGTATACAGGGTAACCCTGAAAACATCCGAAACTGCACCTGGAACCCTACATAAAATGGTAAAGGCCATGTTTTTCATGGGCTTTGAGATACTCTCCGGGGATATCCGGACCATTAAAGAAGGCGATTCCTCCATCAGCTACGACGAATTTCTTCTTAGGTCCGCCGAAACGGACTCCAAAATCAAGGCTTCCAAATTGGGGATATTGATGTCTTCGGTCTTTTCGGACGAGAAGGCATTGGAAGAAATGATTCAAACCTCAAGTGAAATAGACATACGAAACACCTTTTATCTGGGGAAGGATTCTCAGTTGGAATTCGAGGATCTACCGGACGGATCGGCTACTAAGTTCTACTTGGAAGCTCCCGATAGAAAAGGCCTTCTTTACTTTGTCACCGGAGTCCTCAAAGATCTCGGTATCAATATTCTATCCGGTGAAGTTAGAACCGACGGAAAATCTTCCAAGGCCCAGGATACTTTCGTTCTGACCGATTCTAAAACGGATAGCGGATTCGCCGATACTTCGGTCGAGGAAAGAATCCGAAGATATATTCTGCAAAGCAGTTTAAATCAAGTTTGA
- a CDS encoding NuoI/complex I 23 kDa subunit family protein codes for MATVNVVNVAARHKLAWYQKLYSYSVGKGLWITLKHFVKAAFLKGAVTLEFPEKRRKYSDRFRGMHSMKRDELGRERCTSCFCCMWICPADAIKIEAGHVTPEIQHLHPEDKYAKKFEIDLLRCIFCGMCEEACPKGAIYLDGPAEMAADNRDDLILTKERMMQKVGGPLIGERI; via the coding sequence TTGGCAACCGTTAATGTAGTCAATGTAGCCGCAAGACACAAGCTTGCTTGGTACCAAAAGCTGTATTCCTATTCCGTAGGAAAAGGTCTTTGGATCACTCTTAAACATTTCGTCAAGGCGGCGTTTTTAAAAGGTGCCGTTACTCTGGAATTCCCGGAAAAGAGAAGAAAATACTCCGATCGTTTCCGAGGAATGCATAGCATGAAAAGGGACGAACTCGGCAGAGAAAGATGCACGAGCTGCTTCTGCTGCATGTGGATTTGTCCTGCGGATGCGATCAAGATAGAAGCGGGTCATGTGACTCCCGAGATCCAGCATTTGCATCCGGAAGATAAGTATGCGAAGAAGTTCGAGATCGATCTACTTCGTTGTATTTTCTGCGGTATGTGCGAGGAAGCTTGTCCGAAAGGCGCGATTTACTTGGACGGTCCGGCGGAAATGGCCGCGGACAACCGGGACGATTTGATTCTTACTAAAGAACGTATGATGCAGAAGGTCGGAGGACCGCTGATCGGAGAAAGAATTTAA
- a CDS encoding sigma 54-interacting transcriptional regulator: MNSTLDPDRLLDLILERCIQICEVGSGSLMLISRQDEVLDIVTFRGMNPSVRTKVKLRVGEGITGIVAASGEGMIVNDVTQNPHYISIKDDILSELAVPMIVEGEVIGVISLDSSRKQAFSEEHLELVSTLANMAAQIFKNLQIFRQLEQKNKIQQVLIDISRTVTSTLILQEIFDDIMERLDKSLNLERGSIVLFESEKNILRLIAASGLTSEEMEKGVYLPGEGITGRVYETGEAVIVESIVSDENFLNRMGNASHFKNNPENVSFLAAPIKSDTDVLGVVSVFFVHKKYVDLKTYLDFLQVVASVIYQAIRIQKLIDEEKREISRENILLKRELKNKYKFGSLIGKSKLMDKLFEMIQLVSDSRASVLITGESGTGKEMIASAIHYNSSRADKPFIKINCAAIPENLLESELFGHKKGSFTGAVADKKGKFEMADTGTIFLDEIGEMDLNLQSKLLRVLQEKEIEAVGSVKPKKIDVRIIAATNADLEDLIAQKLFRADLYYRLNVVNMVTPPLRERPEDIPLLINHFISKYSSENVKKIKGITREAHKLLMSYNWPGNVRELENVIERAVVLSQTEMLDIQDFSEISGRILYGDEGEAVEVGADPEASAEVASSKFSPAHLDALDGRAMEVVVGEVEARLIKYAMKKFKYTKTRVAKFLGINRNTLDKKIKDLKIDY, encoded by the coding sequence ATGAATTCAACTTTGGATCCGGATCGTTTATTGGATCTGATCCTAGAAAGATGTATCCAGATTTGCGAAGTCGGATCCGGATCTCTGATGTTGATCAGCCGCCAGGACGAAGTCCTGGATATCGTAACTTTCCGAGGGATGAATCCTTCCGTCCGGACCAAAGTGAAGCTTAGGGTGGGAGAAGGTATCACAGGGATTGTCGCCGCATCCGGAGAAGGGATGATCGTAAACGACGTCACCCAAAACCCGCATTATATTTCCATAAAGGATGATATTCTCTCCGAGTTGGCCGTGCCTATGATCGTAGAGGGAGAAGTGATCGGAGTCATTTCCCTGGACTCCAGTAGAAAGCAGGCGTTCTCCGAAGAGCATCTGGAGCTGGTTTCGACTCTGGCCAATATGGCGGCACAGATTTTCAAGAACCTGCAGATCTTCCGACAACTGGAACAGAAGAATAAAATCCAACAGGTCCTGATCGATATATCCCGGACCGTGACATCCACTTTGATTCTCCAGGAGATCTTCGACGATATCATGGAGAGATTGGATAAGTCTCTGAATTTGGAGCGCGGTTCGATCGTTCTTTTCGAATCCGAGAAGAATATTCTGAGACTTATCGCCGCATCCGGGCTTACTTCCGAAGAAATGGAAAAAGGGGTCTATCTGCCCGGAGAAGGGATTACGGGTCGAGTTTACGAAACCGGAGAAGCCGTCATCGTAGAATCCATCGTAAGCGATGAGAATTTCCTGAACAGAATGGGGAACGCGAGCCATTTTAAGAATAATCCCGAAAACGTAAGCTTCTTGGCCGCTCCGATCAAATCGGATACCGACGTATTAGGAGTCGTAAGCGTATTCTTCGTTCATAAGAAATATGTGGATTTAAAAACCTACCTGGATTTCCTTCAGGTAGTAGCTTCCGTAATTTATCAGGCCATTCGAATCCAGAAACTCATCGACGAAGAGAAACGGGAGATTTCCAGAGAGAACATTCTTCTCAAGCGGGAACTCAAGAACAAATACAAGTTCGGCTCTCTGATCGGAAAATCCAAACTGATGGATAAGCTTTTCGAGATGATACAGCTCGTTTCCGATTCCAGAGCTTCCGTACTAATCACTGGAGAATCCGGAACCGGAAAAGAAATGATCGCATCCGCGATTCATTACAATTCTTCCAGAGCGGATAAGCCTTTCATTAAGATTAATTGCGCAGCCATTCCGGAAAACTTATTGGAGTCGGAATTATTCGGTCATAAGAAAGGATCTTTTACAGGAGCAGTCGCCGATAAAAAAGGAAAGTTCGAGATGGCCGATACCGGGACCATCTTCCTGGACGAGATCGGAGAGATGGATCTGAACTTGCAGTCCAAACTTTTAAGAGTTCTCCAGGAAAAAGAAATAGAAGCCGTAGGTTCCGTGAAGCCTAAGAAGATCGACGTTCGAATCATCGCTGCTACGAATGCGGATCTAGAGGATCTGATTGCCCAGAAACTTTTCCGGGCCGACCTTTACTATCGTTTGAACGTGGTGAATATGGTGACTCCTCCTCTTCGAGAGAGACCGGAAGATATTCCCCTTCTAATCAATCATTTCATCTCCAAATATTCTTCGGAGAATGTGAAGAAGATCAAAGGAATCACTAGAGAAGCGCATAAATTGCTTATGAGCTATAATTGGCCGGGTAACGTGCGCGAATTGGAAAACGTAATCGAAAGAGCGGTCGTACTTTCCCAAACGGAAATGTTGGATATCCAGGATTTCTCCGAAATCAGCGGACGTATTCTATATGGAGATGAGGGAGAAGCCGTCGAGGTCGGCGCGGATCCGGAAGCATCCGCGGAAGTCGCAAGCTCCAAATTCTCCCCGGCTCATTTGGACGCTTTGGACGGAAGAGCTATGGAAGTCGTGGTCGGAGAGGTGGAAGCCCGCTTGATCAAATACGCGATGAAGAAATTCAAATACACCAAGACCAGAGTGGCCAAATTCCTCGGAATCAACCGAAACACATTGGATAAGAAGATCAAGGATCTAAAGATAGATTATTAA
- a CDS encoding DUF433 domain-containing protein yields METNQELQERIASHPSICGGKPVIRGTSIRVLEILDMIFLGFGFQDILSEYPNLEKADIDACLEYASSRLHSPILEKVVKGLPDRFSPKKDRGRIAAR; encoded by the coding sequence ATGGAAACAAACCAGGAACTACAAGAGAGAATCGCTTCCCATCCCTCCATTTGCGGTGGAAAGCCCGTAATCCGCGGAACTTCTATCCGCGTGCTGGAAATATTGGATATGATCTTCCTTGGATTCGGATTTCAGGATATTCTTTCCGAATATCCGAATCTGGAAAAAGCGGATATAGACGCTTGCTTAGAATACGCTTCCTCTAGACTACATTCTCCCATTTTGGAGAAAGTAGTAAAGGGCCTGCCGGACAGATTCTCGCCCAAAAAAGATCGGGGTAGAATCGCTGCGCGTTAA
- a CDS encoding SET domain-containing protein: MLKVPTYVADSPIGGLGLFAGRDIEEGELVWEFHPKTVWILEEQEVNALPEHFQELIRTYSYLFEGKWYFCVDNSRFMNHSDDPNTLEDKTGVSGTSNPAGKDRAVRKILKGEELTCNYKQFDQHWKDKLPS; this comes from the coding sequence ATGCTGAAAGTACCAACTTACGTAGCCGACTCTCCTATCGGAGGCCTAGGCCTGTTTGCCGGACGAGATATAGAAGAAGGAGAACTGGTTTGGGAATTCCATCCTAAAACCGTCTGGATTCTGGAAGAACAGGAAGTAAACGCGCTTCCGGAACACTTTCAGGAATTGATCCGTACGTATTCCTATTTATTCGAGGGCAAATGGTACTTCTGCGTGGATAATTCTCGCTTCATGAATCATAGCGACGATCCTAATACCCTGGAAGATAAGACCGGAGTGTCGGGAACGAGTAACCCTGCCGGGAAAGACAGAGCCGTTCGTAAGATTCTAAAGGGAGAAGAATTGACCTGCAATTATAAGCAGTTCGATCAGCATTGGAAGGATAAACTTCCTTCTTAA
- the aroC gene encoding chorismate synthase: MPSSWGKIFKVSTFGESHGEAVGVVVEGVPAGIPIRLEEIQKDLNRRRPGQSKLTTPRDESDTVRVLSGVFEGKTIGSPIALVVNNQNTISKDYENLRETFRPSHADYTYQTKYGFRAHVGGGRSSVRETIARVAAGAIARMILEDDLGVRTVGWVDTIGTISSGIEEGKYPLTREEVDVNEVRCPDPIASEKMRNLILQMKEAGDSVGGIIRCASYNLPPGLGDPVYDKLDGDLAKAILSIPACKGFEVGSGFAGTLLTGSAHNDEFYMEEGTDRVRTRTNNSGGLQGGISNGEALVVRAAFKPTSTIFKKQNTVNISKQDTVLEAKGRHDPCVLPRAVPILEAAVNLVLVDAYLYQRAMNPQWFQKWAKIPDYYRDLKL; encoded by the coding sequence ATGCCTTCGAGCTGGGGTAAAATATTTAAAGTCAGTACTTTCGGGGAATCTCACGGGGAAGCCGTAGGGGTCGTGGTGGAAGGCGTTCCTGCGGGAATTCCTATCCGTTTGGAGGAGATCCAAAAAGATTTGAATCGGCGTCGTCCCGGTCAGAGCAAGCTGACTACTCCCAGGGACGAGTCGGATACGGTTCGGGTTCTCTCCGGAGTTTTCGAGGGAAAGACGATCGGCAGTCCCATCGCCCTGGTAGTGAATAATCAAAATACAATTTCCAAAGATTATGAAAATCTTAGGGAAACTTTCCGCCCTTCTCACGCGGATTATACTTACCAAACCAAATACGGATTCCGTGCCCATGTGGGTGGAGGAAGATCTTCCGTTCGAGAAACTATTGCGAGAGTCGCGGCCGGGGCCATCGCCAGAATGATTCTCGAAGACGACTTGGGCGTTCGCACGGTAGGTTGGGTGGATACCATCGGTACTATTTCTTCCGGAATAGAAGAAGGAAAATATCCCCTAACTCGGGAAGAGGTGGACGTAAATGAGGTCCGTTGTCCCGATCCCATAGCTTCCGAAAAGATGAGAAATCTCATCCTACAAATGAAGGAAGCGGGAGATAGTGTGGGGGGAATCATTCGTTGCGCTTCCTATAATCTTCCTCCGGGTCTTGGGGATCCTGTTTACGACAAATTGGACGGAGACTTGGCAAAGGCCATTCTTTCCATTCCCGCCTGTAAGGGATTCGAAGTAGGTTCCGGTTTTGCGGGAACATTACTCACTGGAAGCGCTCATAACGACGAATTCTACATGGAAGAAGGAACCGACAGAGTCCGTACTAGAACGAATAATTCCGGCGGATTACAAGGTGGGATCTCCAACGGAGAAGCGTTGGTCGTTCGTGCCGCCTTCAAGCCTACTTCCACAATTTTCAAAAAGCAAAACACGGTAAATATTTCTAAGCAAGACACGGTTTTGGAAGCTAAGGGCCGTCACGATCCTTGCGTTCTTCCTAGGGCGGTGCCGATCTTAGAAGCCGCGGTAAACTTGGTTCTAGTCGACGCCTATCTTTACCAAAGAGCGATGAATCCGCAGTGGTTCCAGAAATGGGCGAAAATTCCGGACTATTATAGAGATTTGAAACTCTAA